CCGCCGTTACCGCCGCCAATGACGATCACGTCGTAGTCGGACATCGTTTGCTCCTTTCCGCCAATCGTCGATGGCTACGCGTACGTCAGGTGTAATAACGGCCAGGCAAATACTTCACTTGCTTGATCAGGTGCCGCAGGAAACGCTTTTTGGAGTCGCTCATCCGGCGGCTCACGAAGTACCCGGCGACAAAAAGAACGCCAAGCAGCAGCAACAAAACGAGCAGGATTTTCACCAGCATGAACCAAAACTCCTTGCAGAAGGGGTTCGCTTAAGAGGCGAAATCGACGACTGTTTCCACCGGCACCGGGGGATAGATTTGACCCATTTTCGGCGGCATCGAATTGTATACCCAATCGATGTCGATCGTGCCCAGTTCCACCAGCCGATGGCGATCGAAACCGCGAAAAACGCCGCGGGTCAGTACGCTTTCCATCTGCATCGTCAGGCTCAGCACGGTCACTGTTGCGCCGGGCTTCAATTGCTTCAACTCATCGTTGTACGCGAAGGTCGAGAACGCGAGACGGCGGCTGTCGGCGGCTTGGCATTGCAGCAAGGGCACGATCCAGGGGAATCCGTCGTCACCTACGGCGACCAGAAACTTCAACGCGTCGAGTCGGTTGATCAGCGCTTCGGACCACGGGTTGAGAATGCGGTCCGCGGCGGAGGTTTTGGCCCCCGACTTGGCCAGACGCGTCAAAATCGACGCCGGGACGATGCGCGCCAGCGGCAACGCAGCCCGGCCGGTATGGTCGACCAGGTCCATGTAATGCACGGTGTGGATGCCGAAATAAGTATTGTACCGAAACATCGGCTTCTCGTTCATCATCGTGTAGTCCTCGCCCTCCTTGGCGAAGCGACGATACAGCGCGCGCCCGCGCCACAATTGGCGATCGAGCGTCAGGATCAAGAACGCCGTGTGCGGATTATCCAGCACGTGCCGTTTGCTCAATCCTTCGGTGAACTGGCCCCAGATGACTTCGGTCGGCGTCTTGGCCTGCAGCGTCGTGATGAGCGAAACGTGCGGCTCGCCTTCCGCGTTGATCGTGGCCAGCAAGCCGACTTTCTCCACCGGCTCGAATGTCTTGATTTCCTCGGGACTGAAAGACGTATGCACAGTCACGGTTTTGCCTCCCCGTGTTTAACAACAATCGATTTTACGGACCTTGGTTTGTTCCTCGCCGTTCGCGGCGTCTTCCTCGAGTCGCGTCACTCCGCTCCAATGCACGATGCTCGGATCCACGCCCGAGTCGGCGGCGACTGCGGCCAGGGACTCCATCGTCGCCTTCGGTATCAATTCGGCTTCGTGGAAATCCCACACCATGCCGAGGCGCAGGTACTTGTCGCGGCATAGGTTGTTGAAGCTGCACAGCTCCCAGCGTTGCACGACGCCGTCGAGTTCAGCGGCGATGAATTCGCCGATGGCGCGAATATTGGCCGGGGCGTCGGTGGCGCCCGGGATGATCGGTGTGCGAATCCAAAGCGTGTGCGGCGTTTCGTGCGTCCGGCGGTAGGCGGCGACGCGGCGCAGGTTGTCGCGCGGTCGTTCGCCGGTATGCGACGTGAACGTGCGGTGCGCTTCGTCATCCATCAGCTTCAAGTCATACAGCAGGATGTCGGTGTGGGGGAGAATCGCTTCGAGGTTGCCCCACGATGTCTGCCCGCACGTATCCAGGGCCGTGGTGACCCCGGCTTCCCGCAGGCGCCGCATGAACTCGGCCACAAACGGTGCCTGCATGGTAGCTTCGCCGCCCGAGGCCGTAATACCGCCGCCCGAGGTTTCGTAATACGTTTTGTCCTTGATGACTTCGGCCACGAGGTCGTCGACGCTCCACCGACGCCCGAGCAGTTCCATCGCTGTGCTCGGGCATTCCTCGACGCACGTGCCGCACGCGGTGCATTTCTCGCGATCGATCCGCACGCCTTCGTCGAAGGACAACGCGCCGACGGGGCAGACTTCCACGCACAGGCGGCAGCCGATGCAACGCGAGTCGACCCATTGAATCTGCGGCCGCGTGTCGAGGCTCTCGGGGTTGTGGCACCAAGTGCAGGCGAGGGTGCACCCCTTGAAAAACACCGTCGTGCGAATGCCGGGCCCGTCTTCGGTCGACATTCGTTGAATCTCGAGAACCGTGGCGCTTAGTGTTCCGTCCGGCGTGGTCGTCATGTTCCCTCGCTAAAACCGGCCGTGGCTGACACGGGCGATGACTTCGTCCTGCAACTCTTTGCCGATGCTGGTGAAATACGCGTTGTACCCGGTGACCCGCACGAGCAGGTGCCGGTAATCTTGCGGGTGCTGCTGCGCGTGACGCAACATGTCCGGATCGAGCATGTTGATTTGCAGCGCCGTGCCCCCGTTTTCGATGTAACCGCGCAGGAAAGCCTTGAACTTCGCGCGGTGCTCCGGATCCTGAATGAGCGACGGATTGAAGGTGATCGTGTGGCTCGCGCCGTTGGGCAGGTTGCACAGGTAATCCAGCCAATCACCGTTGCCGTCTTCCGCCTTGCCGCCGAGCACTTTGCCGACCGAATTCGTGTTCGCGGTCGGGCCGTGGATGTCCGCGCCGTTGCTGGGGCAAATGGCGTTGCTGAGAAACTGGCCTTGCGGGCGGCCGTCGGCGCTGGCGGCCATGATGAAGCCGTTGCCGATCCAATAATTCCAACTCAGCATGCCGGGCCGGAATTGGCGGCCGGTCGAGACGGTGCGGTGTTTCCACGCTTCCTCGGCCCACAAGTCCATGACGCGGCGCCCGAGTTCGTCGGCCTCATCGTCGTCGCGGCCGTACTTCGGCGTCTTGTTCTTCGCCCGCGCCTGCAGGATTTCGTACCCGTCCCAGTTGGCTTTTAGCGCTTCGATGAGTTCGGCCATCGTGCAAACTTTCTCATCGAACACGAGGTGCTTGATCGCCAGCAGCGAGTCGACCGTCGTGGCGAAGGTCACGCCCTCGAGCGTCGTCAAATTGATTTCCGGCCCGCCTTGCGTGACGTCGAGACCTTTCTCCGCGCATCCTTTGATTAGGCAGGACAAGTAGGGCGTCGGGAGGAATCTGGCCCGCACGGCCTCGGACTGTTCGTACACCTCGGCACAGTGCCGGACGATGTAGCGCATCTGCGTTTCAAAGGCGCGCCAAAATTCATCCCACGCGTGAAAGCGCACGGCCTCGCCGGTTCGCGGCCCGTCCTGCGTGATTTTCGCCGTTTTGCCCGAGAGCGGATCGATGGCGGGCGTCAGGTCTTTACCGCCCGTGAGCGCAAGTTCGACCGCCTTGAGCAGATTGAGATTGTTGTCCACCGTGCCGGAGCGATCGTTGCCGACCATCGTGTTTTCCAGGCAGCCGACCGGCGCGTATTCATGCACGTTGTCCTCGTTGATTAGATGCGTCAGGCCCGCGCGCCTGGCCTCGCGTATCATGCCCGCCATGGAGCGCTCGTCGAAATTGAGCAGGAACGGCGCGCCTTGGCTCGTGCCGACCATCTCGACCACGCGATCGAGCAACTCATCCGGCGTGTTGCGATGCAGGCGCACGTTGGGTTTCGGCTCCAGAATCGGCGACATCTCGTCGATGACTTCCAGGATCGCGTAAGTCAGTTCATTGGTCATGTCCACGCCGTCTGCGCCGCAGCCGGAGAGGGTGATCAACTGACCGAAGCCCGCCGTGATGCCTTGGTTGCCGCCCACGCGGATGAGTGCGTCGTAGGCGGTGTTGCAATGCATCCAGAAGTACTTGAGCAGTTCCTTGGCGAATTCGCGACTCATGCCCTCGGCCATGGATTTGCGCCAATAGGGCAGGAGGTATTGGTCGATACGGCCGAAGCTGATGCCGGGCCCGGGGTAGTTTTCGTCGCTCATGACCAGCATGTGGTTGAGCCAAAGCGCTTGCAGCGCCTCCCAGAAGGTTTCCGGCGGCTCCCACGGCACGCGGCCGAGGTTGAGTACGATCTGTTCCAGTTCGGTGCGGCGTTGCTCGTCGTTTTCCTCGGCGGCGAGAGACCGACAAAGCTTGGCGTACTTCACGGCCAAGTCACGCGGCATGGTCGCGGCGGTCATCATCGCCCGTAACTGTGCGCCGTGCGGGCCGTCTTTTTCGTCCTGAGAAAGCGCTTCGTATTTCGCCTCCAGATCGGCGTAAACGCCCTTCCAGCCAACCGTGAGGACACGTTCGTGCCCCGGGACCAAGTGCCCCATCGTCGCGCCCGCGTTGCCGTAGCCGTGGTAGTGGAAATCGAAGACGGCTTGGCGTGCGCCGCCGCGGCCGTGCAGCAGGCGTTCCCGTTCCTTGTGCTCGTTTTCAGTAAGGCATTGGGAGGTCAAGATGTTGAAACGAGCGCCCGCCAGCAACTCACCGGGGAGAATCTCTTGCGGCACGTGGTGAAGCATGACTTCTTTGACGAACCAGGCGCGGCGTTCGGGCAGGGACCAGTGCCAAAATTCGGGATGCAGCGCCACCGGCTGTGCCGCCTGCTTGAACGACATCACCAGAGTCTGCATCAGCGCGTAGTTCTCCGGCACAATGTAGAAGGTGCACTCGTTGAACTGCACGTCCCAGGGCGTGTCGGTCGTCCAACTCGTAAACTCGTTGTTCCAGGGGCGCTCGACACCCTTGAAGTAATGGTCGCGCAGCCACTGGATGCGCGGCGAGAGCCCTTTGGGTTGCTTGATTTGGAACCCGGTCGCGTTCACATTTGCCTCGGCCATGTCCGCCTCCGTCTCATTCGGTCGCGAAAAGCGATGTGAGATGGGACTCGCCGTGATCGAGCAAGCGGTGCATGACGCGCACCGCCGACCGCTCGCTCTGCCGCTCGATGGCGGCGACGAGTTTCTCGTGAAATTTGTAAACCGCCGGCACCACGCCGGGATCGGCGAAGAAGCGGGCGGAGAGATTCGTGTAGAACGGCTTGAACGTGTTGAGCAGCAGCGGGTAAATTAAATTGTCGGCCGCCATCGCCACGGCGTGGTGAAACGCGAAGTCGATGTCGGCGACTCGTTCGATGTCAGCGCGATCCACTTCCCGCTCCCGGCGCAGCAATTCGGCAAAGCCCGCCAGTTGCTCATCGTTGCGGTTCAGTGCCGCCAAGCGGGCGGTTTCGGTTTCGATCACCCGGCGTACGTCGAGCGTGCTGCGCAACATCTCGGGCGACAGTTGGCCTTCGTGGTAGTTGATCAACGAATTGAGCAGGGCGAGCGATCCCTCCTTGCGGTAATCATTGACCACGGTACCCACGCGCGGCTTCATCGAAACCAAACCTTTGAATTGCAGGTCGATCAAACCTTCATGCACCACCGGCCGACTGACGCCGAGTTGCATCGCGAGTTCGCGCTCGCCGGGCAGCTTCTGGCCGATGGCCAGTTTTCCGGAAAGGATAAGTTCTTCGAACTTGGCGATGAAGACGTCTTTGAGACTGTCGGTCTTGATGGGTTCGAGCAGATCTTTAACAAAAGGCTCCGTGGCTGCTGGTATGACCAGGGGCCATGTTGTCGCAGCGCCGGGCGGGTGTCAAGAGCCTTCAAGTCGCTTTCGGCGACGTCGTTTTCAGGCCGGCAGGTTCCCGGCGGCGACTTCGCGGCCGTGCAGTTCCTTCATTTCGTCGGGCACGCGCGGGTTCATCACGCGAAACCAAAGACGCGGCACCAGGGCGAGCACCAGCATCCCGCCGTAGCCGACCGGCAGTTGGGGCGCGTCGTCGCGATGCCGGAGAATCTGGTAGCGCCGGGCCGGCTTGTAATGGTGGTCGGAATGGCGCTGCAGGTTGAACAGGAAGTAGTTGGTGGCGCGCTCGCTGGCGTTCCACGAGTGCTTCGGCAAGACGCGCTCGAATTCGCCGGCCTCGTTCCGCACGCGGAGCAAACCGTAATGCTCGATGTAGTTGACCACTTCCAGCAGCGAGAAGGCCACGAAACTCTGCACGAGGAAGAACACGATCGCCTTCCAGCCCCAAAGGAGGCCGAGGGCCGCGATGAGCAGCACAATAAGCAGGTTGTCGCGCAGCACGCGGTTGCGCGGGCCCCACACGCGATGGCCTTTGCGTTCGAGGCGGGCGGATTCGATACGCCACGCGCTGCGGTAGCTGCCCAGCACCGTCCGCGGCCAGAACCGGTAAAACGATTCGTTCAGTCGCGCCGTGGCCGGATCCACCGGCGTGGCCACCTTCGCGTGGTGGCCGGCGATGTGCTCGAGGCCCCAATGCATGTAGCTGGTCAGCCACAGCAGCCAGTTGCCGAGGAAGCGCTCCCAATTGTCGTGTTTGTGCACCAGTTCGTGCGCGACATTGATACCGATCACGCCGCCGCTGGTGCCGATGCCGAACACGAAACCGGCCAACTCGTGCCATCGCAGGGCGCCGTCGGCCACGACCGATGCGCCCCAGAAAAGCAGGGCGGTTTGGATCGGCACGAGCAGCCAGGTGACGACCCGGAAATCCAGTAGTTCATTCCATATCTTTTCTTCGTCGGCCGAGGGATTGTAAGTGTTGCGGCCGGCGAACAAGTCGATGACGGGTATCAGCACGAAAGTGACGAAGGGCGTGAGGAAATTGCACCAACCGCCGAGCAGGTATCCCACGACGACGCCCAGCGGCAGCAAATACACGAGGAAGAATGGAAGCACCTGCATATCGCTGTCTCCGTGAGGCGATTCATGAACCAAAAATAACATGTGGCGGCGGCGATCGAAAAGGCGCGAATA
This genomic stretch from Candidatus Lernaella stagnicola harbors:
- a CDS encoding glycyl-radical enzyme activating protein, which translates into the protein MTTTPDGTLSATVLEIQRMSTEDGPGIRTTVFFKGCTLACTWCHNPESLDTRPQIQWVDSRCIGCRLCVEVCPVGALSFDEGVRIDREKCTACGTCVEECPSTAMELLGRRWSVDDLVAEVIKDKTYYETSGGGITASGGEATMQAPFVAEFMRRLREAGVTTALDTCGQTSWGNLEAILPHTDILLYDLKLMDDEAHRTFTSHTGERPRDNLRRVAAYRRTHETPHTLWIRTPIIPGATDAPANIRAIGEFIAAELDGVVQRWELCSFNNLCRDKYLRLGMVWDFHEAELIPKATMESLAAVAADSGVDPSIVHWSGVTRLEEDAANGEEQTKVRKIDCC
- a CDS encoding alkane 1-monooxygenase; the encoded protein is MQVLPFFLVYLLPLGVVVGYLLGGWCNFLTPFVTFVLIPVIDLFAGRNTYNPSADEEKIWNELLDFRVVTWLLVPIQTALLFWGASVVADGALRWHELAGFVFGIGTSGGVIGINVAHELVHKHDNWERFLGNWLLWLTSYMHWGLEHIAGHHAKVATPVDPATARLNESFYRFWPRTVLGSYRSAWRIESARLERKGHRVWGPRNRVLRDNLLIVLLIAALGLLWGWKAIVFFLVQSFVAFSLLEVVNYIEHYGLLRVRNEAGEFERVLPKHSWNASERATNYFLFNLQRHSDHHYKPARRYQILRHRDDAPQLPVGYGGMLVLALVPRLWFRVMNPRVPDEMKELHGREVAAGNLPA
- a CDS encoding pyruvate formate lyase family protein, which gives rise to MAEANVNATGFQIKQPKGLSPRIQWLRDHYFKGVERPWNNEFTSWTTDTPWDVQFNECTFYIVPENYALMQTLVMSFKQAAQPVALHPEFWHWSLPERRAWFVKEVMLHHVPQEILPGELLAGARFNILTSQCLTENEHKERERLLHGRGGARQAVFDFHYHGYGNAGATMGHLVPGHERVLTVGWKGVYADLEAKYEALSQDEKDGPHGAQLRAMMTAATMPRDLAVKYAKLCRSLAAEENDEQRRTELEQIVLNLGRVPWEPPETFWEALQALWLNHMLVMSDENYPGPGISFGRIDQYLLPYWRKSMAEGMSREFAKELLKYFWMHCNTAYDALIRVGGNQGITAGFGQLITLSGCGADGVDMTNELTYAILEVIDEMSPILEPKPNVRLHRNTPDELLDRVVEMVGTSQGAPFLLNFDERSMAGMIREARRAGLTHLINEDNVHEYAPVGCLENTMVGNDRSGTVDNNLNLLKAVELALTGGKDLTPAIDPLSGKTAKITQDGPRTGEAVRFHAWDEFWRAFETQMRYIVRHCAEVYEQSEAVRARFLPTPYLSCLIKGCAEKGLDVTQGGPEINLTTLEGVTFATTVDSLLAIKHLVFDEKVCTMAELIEALKANWDGYEILQARAKNKTPKYGRDDDEADELGRRVMDLWAEEAWKHRTVSTGRQFRPGMLSWNYWIGNGFIMAASADGRPQGQFLSNAICPSNGADIHGPTANTNSVGKVLGGKAEDGNGDWLDYLCNLPNGASHTITFNPSLIQDPEHRAKFKAFLRGYIENGGTALQINMLDPDMLRHAQQHPQDYRHLLVRVTGYNAYFTSIGKELQDEVIARVSHGRF
- a CDS encoding FadR/GntR family transcriptional regulator, which gives rise to MAKFEELILSGKLAIGQKLPGERELAMQLGVSRPVVHEGLIDLQFKGLVSMKPRVGTVVNDYRKEGSLALLNSLINYHEGQLSPEMLRSTLDVRRVIETETARLAALNRNDEQLAGFAELLRREREVDRADIERVADIDFAFHHAVAMAADNLIYPLLLNTFKPFYTNLSARFFADPGVVPAVYKFHEKLVAAIERQSERSAVRVMHRLLDHGESHLTSLFATE